CAAAGATAAAAGCGTTGGCTTGCTGCTGCCTATCTCCTGAAATATTTCCAATTGTTCGCCATGCACTCTGGATAATCCTTTACGACGTCTCCCTTCATTTTCCCATTCTACAACCACGACTCGACGCAGGCTCTCCATAGCACGCTGCCAACTTAATTTTATGCCACTCAAACGCTTCTCAAACAATACCGCCATCTGGAATGCAAGAAAACACACCATCACATGAGCCCTGATACGCTTCTCTGTCCAATGAAAATTGGGACGTAAATTCAAACTATGCTTTAATTCGTAAAAACCATGCTCCACATATTTTAAATCTTTATAGCGCGCTATGAGTTCTGATTTACTCAGGTCATGAGCATTGCTTATCACTATAAACCAACCGTCGCTCTTTTCTTCTTCTGATAATACCTCATCTTGCTTATGAATCTCTATCGTATCTTCTGTTAATTCAACATTAAAGAAACGACTTAAACGTTTTCTTGATAATACACTCTTTATTTGATGATATTTATCTTCTGTGTTTATTTCCTTTTTCTTAATCTCTTCTGACAGCTCTAAAAATTCATTAATACGATTGATGCGATTTTTATAGCGCTTTAATGCCGTGGCGGCATTGTAACTGGCCACATAACGAAGTTTTATCTTTTCCTTTTTACCATCTTTTGACTTGATTTCACGCTCCGTTAGGCGCTCATAGATCGTCTCACCAGTCGCCTCTTTATGCGCATTGGCTTCTTTTATAACCGATTTGACATCCTTGCTCTGACGAACACTCTCTCCAAGAATAAACTCATAACCTTGTTGGATTAAATGCCAGAGATTGTCATTGCTTAATAAACCTTTGTCTGCCACCAGCTGGATATCTTTTACCTTAAATCGCCTGCGAATATCATTGAGCATCTCTTGCAAGGTAGAGCGATCAGCCTTATTGCCAGGGAAGACGTAATGGGCTATAGGAATACCATCTCCGGTCATCACCACGCCAATTACGATCTGTTCTCTATCTCCGCGGTGGTCACGACTATAACCAAACTGACGAATATCGCCTTCTACCAATGAGTTTTCGGCTTCAAAGTAGCTTGATGTTAAATCATAAAAACAAACCTTTAGATCCTGATTAAACAGATCTAGTAAACGATTAGCAAGTTGGGTTTCAATCTTTTCCTTATGAGCTATTAGAAAATCCATCGCTCTTAAAAGATACTCATAACGAATGTCGTCTTTGTTGATACCCGGAATATAAACGGTTTCTAACCAGGTGAGTAGTTTTAGTTTGGAAGAAGGATCATCCAGGCGGTTAAATATCAGACTTTTTAAATGAGCTTCAAGATCAAACTTTATTCCGCTTTTTTCCTTTTGCCTGGCAATAATCTGGCTCATTTTAAGCTCTTTCCATAAATGGACAAGCGCCCAGATTTGACCGAAGGCCTTGACATTATCAATATTGCTATCTAAGTCCTGTAAAGTTAACCCCTTAGCCCTTAAAAGTCCGTTGATAAGCGTGTCTACGTCTTTTTTGATGAATTTGTCGGTAGGGCCTAAATGCAGCAAGATTCGATGGCGTACTTTTCCATTTGAGTCTCTGTAGGACTCAGCGATTTGTAAAGTCTCATGGACTTTGTTATTTCTTTTGGATCGACTTACCTTAACAAACATAGAATGAATATAATAATAAAACGATTTGATAGCAAATAAAAAAAGCACGCCTGCATAGACTACAAAGAAATTGAAACAGAGAAACTTAATTATATGTTTTTTTTGATTTGGCTTTGAAAAATTTGGCGTTAACTGTCAAACTGGGGATTGACCAACCGTTCTACTAATTGCCCCCGGGCATTAAAAATATCAATGGTAAGCGGTTGACCATTCGTTCTAAATGAAATGGTTAAGCGGGCATTAAATGGATTCGGAAATGTTTTTAATTCCAGACCATCTGCTAAAAGTTTATTTTTATGATCATCCATCGAAGTGGCGGTATCGATCCCTGCATAGCCCAGCAGCGTGGCCAGAGACAGTTGCGTTACCAATTTTACCTGATCAAAATTTACGGTCTCTGGTTTGTCGCCGGTTGAATGATAGTATGGGTTTGAGATGTAGTAAGGATAGTGATCATTCCACGGGCGGTCGTTTTCCATGAGCAAAATGGCGGAGTAACCAAAGTCCTGATAAGATTGATGATCGCTGTAGGGAACATCAACGGGCACATTGTTCATGGTTAAAGCGGGCACATGTTGTTGCAGGTTGTCGTAAATAGCGTCAGTCATCCACATTGATTGGTCGTTTGAGATGACTTCACAATAATTGGTGTTGGGATTGTAGCCGATCATATCCAGGATTAAGGCGCCGTACAGGTTTTGATTTGCTTTTTGGGTGCGATCAGCGTCCCACAAACTGCCGGCATGGTGTACCTCTTGATGTGCCGGGTGGTATTCTTCTGCGCCAAAAGCGATGAACTTGATGGTTCTTTTGGTGGCGACATCATTTTGTGGATCGGACAGGATGCGCGCCAGCTCCATGATGGCCGCCACCCCGCTGGCATTGTCGTCCGCGCCCTGCGCCTTGATGGTTTGCCAGGCGCTGCTCCAGTTGTTTTCGTGACTACCGCTGGCGTCATAGTGCCCGCCGCAAATCACCAGTTCATCAGGGTAAACGGCGCCTTCTTTAATGGCGATTACATTCATGACCGGTTTGGAATTGTAAGGGGACTGGGCGCTGTAAATATAAAACGTATCTACAGCGACCGAGTCAATCCCTGGCAACGATCGGAAATATTTTTCCAGATACTGGACGGTAAATTGGTTGCCTGGCGTATAATTAACACGCGAGAAATAACCGCCGGCCTCGGCAAGTTGATTGACATGGATGGTTAGCGAATCTTTAGACACCTGGTTCAAAAGGTCAGCCACAGAGATGGTTTGCGCATGCGTTGCAGAAAAGATGAGCGCAACACAAAAGATCAACAAAAAAGATTTCATGATGTTTTCCAATCTAGAAAAGGAGCCGCCAGTCCTTACAGCGGCTCCGGGAATAAGTTTAGACTATTACAGGTCAAAGCCAATGGAAAAGCGGTGGATGCCGTTGAATATTCCGCGGTCGGCGAATGAATAGTCGATGGCGCCGTTTTTGCCGTCAAGCCATGGAAATTTAACGCCAAGTCCCAGGGTCAATCCGCCTTCGTCCAGATTAATGCGGTATCCGCCGCGCAAAAAGAATCTGTTTTTGAAGGCATATTCTAGCCCCAGGTTGTAAAATTCGAGATTATTGTTGGAGTGCACCATGTCGCCGGCTACCAACAATTTCTGATTTTCTTCTTGAAAGACATTCATTCCGAAGCCCACGCGGAAGTTAACCGGCAGCGAAAATTTGTCAAAGCGAACCGGATTACCATCCACGTAAGAGCGAGGGTTACTGTAGTCGATGTAAGATGAATTATAGCGAACCTCTGGCCCGAAGTGTTGAATTGACATGCCAATTTTTAAGCCCCGGAACCCCGTATGATAAACAGTCCCCACATCAAATGCCCAGGTTGTGTACCCGTAGGAATAGTAATATTCACGTACTGATTTTAAGGTTATGCCGAAGGCCAGCTTATCGGTTAATTTGCGCGCATAAGTCAGGCCGAAGGAGTGGTTGTTCAGGCTGAAGGTCTCTCCGGTGCCTTCGGGCTGCATAACGGTGGTTACGTCCATATCCGACGTAAAGAGATACACGCCGCTTATGGCAATGGCGCCGGCGGAGCCAAAATTCCAGGCGAACGAGAAACTTCCGAAGTTGATGTCTGCTACCCATTGATTGTATCCCAGAAAGATGCCTTTCCCATTTACGCCAACAATACCAGCGGGATTCCAGAAAACGGAGCTGGCGTCAAAAACAAGCGCCGTATATGCCTGGCCCATACCGGTTCCGCGGGCGTCCTGAGCGATCTCCAGAAACTGAGCCGCAGCAGTGCCCACGGGCGCAAATTCTTTAGCCCTTACAGAACTAAAGACGGTTCCTATAATGAGCAATATGACAAAAAGGTATTTTATTTTCATGGATCTTACCCTCTAATTTCATTTTAACGTATAATAACAAATTTACCCGTCTTTTTACCTGCAGAAGGCGATTCGACCACATAGATGTAAACCCCGGGCGCCGCCTCCTGAAAATTCCGCGTTACCAGGTCCCATTCGGCAACGCTTTGGGCGCCGCTTACGGGAATGCCGCCTTCAATTTTTTGAGCGGTTTGACCGGCTTTAACTTCGGCCACAAAGTCCAGATCCAGCGTGTAAATTTTGACCGTGGCGTCGGCCGGCAAATTAATGAACTGCAGGCGGTGCTCCCAGGGAAAATCTTCGCTGGGTTGCGGATTATTCCAGATGGCGCTGCCAATATAGGGATTGGGCACCACTTTAACACGGCTTAGATCATCGGCTACTTTGTTGCCCGGCACAATCTTTGTGGAAGCTTCTTTGGTAATAACACCGAAAATCGGGTTGTTGCTAAGCGTCTGGATGCGATATTCATACTCAAAGCCGTTAATAATACGATCGGTATCGACTAATTCGTAAAAATCGTCGCTATCTGGCGAAGTGGGCGGCGGCCAGTTACCGTCTTTCAGGTATTCCGCAATTTGCGTCCACTCTTCAAACTCACGCTGACCTTTAATACGTTTGTAAATTTGGTAGCCGTAAAAATCGGGATAATTGATAGAGTCTTCCGAGGCTTTGTCCCACAGAATTCTCAAGCCTATGGTGCGTCCGGCTTCGTCGTATTTTTCTTTGACCTCAAAATTGGCGGGCGGTGGCGCCACTTTAATGCGGTTTGGATCATAATCGATATCCACCATATACTGGGCAATTTCCATGATACGCACCAGCTTCATCAGGCTGTAAACGCCACCGCTGTCAGGATCGGAACCTACACCCATGGCGGCGGTAACAACGACCGAATCGCCGTAAGCCAGGGTGTCTAAGGGCCCCAGGGTAATGATGGCGCGATAGTCATTGGGGAAAGGTTTGCCGGTTTGGGGATGAACCAGCACGCCGGAGGGGCCGTCGGCTTCAAACGTTTTTGGCTTCATCATCCGTTCGTAAGCTTCCAGGTCTGTGTTGGGATCGTTGTAGATATGGTTGGTATGAAAGGACGAAGGTTTAAATTCTGGCGGATAGGTTTTTAATATTTTAAAACCAAGAAATCCTGGCGATTGCAATTTTCCATCCACGGCCGGATTGCCGGTATCGTCTTCTTCGCCGTTGTCAGCAGGAACGGTGGGGTTATCGCCATCCCACATGAACATTAACGTGCTATCGGCCTTATCATCGGTTAAAAAGCCCGCGGCCGCCTCGCGCCAGCCGGGGAACAAATCCAGAATTCCCCATGAAGAGTTGACGCCCGCATGGTCATCCTGGTTGGTAAAAACAGATTCGGTGGGCCATTCCGGTTTTTTGGAGATGTCGCCATCCAGCCGGTAAGTGAAATAGAACTCTTCCAGATCGCGAGGCGTATCCGGGTAACCGTCATTGTCTGTGTCAATGCCTACATTTTTAATGGTAAATTCGTAAATAATAAAATCGCCGCGCAGAGCATCGCCCCAGGCGTAGGTGCGTTCGGTTACTTCAATTCCCAGCGGAAAGTGACCGGTCGCCAGCGGGGATTTTACATCGTAGTATTTCGTCCAGGTTTCCTGATCGGCTTTTTGAGAATTAAGCGAATCAATATGTACGTACTCAATGGGCGTCCACTCCAGGTCTTCGGGCATGGTCACGTGAACTACGCCGTCTACTTTAGCGCCAATCCATAAGGAGCCCCGGTATAGATAGGAATTTCCAGAACCGCCCGGATAGTCGCAGGACGGAGAACGGTTTTGATAGGCGTCGTCGCCAGCCTTGCCAAAGTTGGTTACGCGCGTCCACAGGCGACCGATCTTATGCCATTTAAAATCATTCTCTACAATTGGGCCGTCTTCCTGTAAATCAGCGATTTTGTTTATTTTTTGCTGATTCTTTTTGGTGTCTGCCGCATGGCCGGGCATGAAAAAGGCCAGGAGGAATCCGGCAACCAGGAAGATGAGTAATATGTTTTTCTTTTTCATTTATTACCTCCTAAAATCAAAATTCTTTAAAAGAATAATTCAAATCCGAGGCGAATGTAACGGCCGGGAGAGTATGCCAGAGGCGTTCTGACGTAGCTGCCGTCGGCTTCGCGCCAGATTACAGAAGGATCGCCTTTAATGGTCGGATCGTTTGGATCGCCCAGCTCATAGTATTGATTGTCGCCGATAAATCGGACATTATGTCGATCGTACACATTAAACACATCGACAAATAAACGCATTCCGTAGCGCGCGCTAAACCGTAGTTCTTTCATCAGTTTTAAATCGAGGTTATGCGTGGCTGGCATCCGTTTGTCGTTGATGCGGTCTGTGCCGTAAGAAGAATAAGGTAAGCCGCTGCCGTATTTAAAAAGCATGCTGACCATCCAGTTACCAAAAGGATGGAAGGAACCAATAAGGGTTCCAAAGTCTTCCGGAGTTCTGAAATTTAAAATGGCGTTTACTGTGTGTGTTTGATCGAAGGACAAATAGTTCATACGTTTTACGGAATTCCATGAATTAGCCCCGCCCGAAGCGCTGGAGCTTCTTCCTTTGGCGATTGAATAAGTGTAGTTCAAATTGCCGCCAAAAAATTTGCCCATGCGTCTGGAAAAGGTAACTTCAAATCCTTTGGAATTGCCATAATCGGCATTCATGTAAACGTTCAATTCTCGGTCGCCGACGGAGCGGGCCACATATTTGTAGTAATTCATTAAATTGGTGATATCTTTGTAGTAACCGGTCAGCGTAATTTTGTAATCATTGCCGATTTGTTGCTCAACGCCAATTTCGTAAGCTACGGTTTTCTCCGGACTCAAATCAGGATTTCCTACATAATTGCCAACTTTGGTTAAGCTTTGCAGGTAGTGATTTCTATACAAAAAGTATCCGTCGGGTCGTTGGAAATAGTGGCCATACGTAAAATGTAAGATGCTCTTTTCTGTAATGGGATGAGAAATGCCGATACGCGGACTAAACTGATATTTGATAGAAGCTTTTTTAGGGTTTTGCAGAATGGGAATGCCGTCGGGCCCGACGGTGATGAAAGGATTGGCATAATCGGCAGGATAATAAATATCGTCATACAAACCATTGGGGTCAAAGGCGTCAAAGCGCAGGCCCACCAGGCCTATAATGCCCTGATATTCGATCTTATCCTGGATGTAAGCGCCAAAGTCCAGGCTGTTTTGCGTCCAAACGTCATAGCGATAAATTCCCACGCCCAGCGTCCAGCTGATGTTTTCGACCTTGGTGGTGTGGTAATCCAGCTGGACCCCGCCTTTTAACAGGTGGTTTGAGTTGATCTGACTAACCAGGTCGGCCTTTAAGGTTTGCGTCCACGATTTTTGATCGCGATATCCGGGATCGTCGCCGCGCAGCCACCAGAAATTATCTTCTCTTTCCCGATAAATGGGATGTGGGCCGGGTTTAGAAATATCCCACTCCAGGTCCTCGTTCCGGTCGCCGTCGCCGTCGCGGTCTTCAATATCGCGTGTGGCGTAGTGATAGTTGGAATAAAAAGAATTCAGTCGAATTTCATAAAACGTTTTGGCGCTAAGAGAGTGCGTCCATGTCAAATAAAAAAGATTGCTGGCCTGCTTATTGTGCCATAAATATTCTTGCATGCCGGCCATGTAATAGGTTTTAACGACATTATATGCGGTGGAATCGAACAAGCCGCTTTCGTTTTTGGTTTCAATTTTACCATATAAGTTTTTGTCAAATACGTAGCGGTAAACTTCGAGCGTATCGGTGCCGGAGCGTACGCCTTTGTAGTAGGTGTCTTTTTGATAATTAGGGCCGGGGCCGTATTTGGATGCGGGGAAATAAAAATTGTCCCACTCGTTTCGGTTGATTACCGTACCCACGGAGAGTTTCAGGTTGGGAGAAAATTTAAAAGTAAGTTTTCCTTGATAGTTTTGTTTATAACTATTTTCATTCGGGTAAAAGCCTTGATTTTGATCGATGATTTGTGCCGAGGCAGAAAAGGAAATTTTGTTTTTATAAAGGGGCCCTGTTATGCTTCCTTCATAGTAATTTTCCAGTGGCTGCAAAAGTTTGAAGCGATAGCCGTGTTCCGTAAAAGAAGTGGTTGCGCCAAAGCCGGGCTTGGCCGAAAAGCGTAATCTTCCGGAGAAATCTTTCGAGCCTTCTTTTAACGCAAGGTTTAAAATACCGGATTGCACGTTACCATATTCGGCGCTGAACCCGCCCAGCGATACCTCCATCTGTTCGATGCCTAATTTGGGCACATCGCTGGTAAAGCCGCCAAAGCTGCCGGAATAGGTGCCGGCCGGGTCTCTTACCGGAATGCCATCGATTAATACCAGTACTTCTCCGGCTCTACCGCCACGAAAGTGTGTGCCAACGACGCCAGGTTGAAACTGAGCCGCTTCCTTAAAAGAAGTAATCGGTTGCAGTTCCATATCCTGAGAAGAAACAAAGTGGCGGGTAGAAACCTCATCCTTGCGAATCATGGGCCTTGAGGCAATCACCGTTATGGCTTCGGATGTTTCAAGGGTCGTTTCTTCCATTTTGATATCGATACGCGTGGTAAGATCTACATTAACTACGACCTCGTTTACCACAACGTTTTTGTAGCCCACAAAAGAAGCCTCTAAAGTGTAGGTGCCGGGGGGGATGTTAAGAATGACGTAATAGCCCTGCATATCGCTGGCAGCCCCCATGGAAGTTCCTTTTAAAATGACATTAACTCCAGGAAGTGGCTCGCCAGTGGTGGCATCAGTGATAATTCCGGCTATTTTTCCCGTCACACCTGCCAACAGGAGGTGCGGGAGGAAAAATAGAAACATTAAAGGTAAAAAACGCTTCATGAAGCCCTCCGTATTTAATTTGTGTAAGATAAATACAAAATGCCAAAAAGTACGCCTGTTGCCGCCCTCCTTTCTTTCTTAATAAACTCGAAATGATAAGAAATGCAATCACTTTAAAAAATAAACATATTTTAATCCAATTACAAGACAGA
This sequence is a window from Caldithrix abyssi DSM 13497. Protein-coding genes within it:
- a CDS encoding IS1634 family transposase, which codes for MFVKVSRSKRNNKVHETLQIAESYRDSNGKVRHRILLHLGPTDKFIKKDVDTLINGLLRAKGLTLQDLDSNIDNVKAFGQIWALVHLWKELKMSQIIARQKEKSGIKFDLEAHLKSLIFNRLDDPSSKLKLLTWLETVYIPGINKDDIRYEYLLRAMDFLIAHKEKIETQLANRLLDLFNQDLKVCFYDLTSSYFEAENSLVEGDIRQFGYSRDHRGDREQIVIGVVMTGDGIPIAHYVFPGNKADRSTLQEMLNDIRRRFKVKDIQLVADKGLLSNDNLWHLIQQGYEFILGESVRQSKDVKSVIKEANAHKEATGETIYERLTEREIKSKDGKKEKIKLRYVASYNAATALKRYKNRINRINEFLELSEEIKKKEINTEDKYHQIKSVLSRKRLSRFFNVELTEDTIEIHKQDEVLSEEEKSDGWFIVISNAHDLSKSELIARYKDLKYVEHGFYELKHSLNLRPNFHWTEKRIRAHVMVCFLAFQMAVLFEKRLSGIKLSWQRAMESLRRVVVVEWENEGRRRKGLSRVHGEQLEIFQEIGSSKPTLLSL
- a CDS encoding M20/M25/M40 family metallo-hydrolase → MKSFLLIFCVALIFSATHAQTISVADLLNQVSKDSLTIHVNQLAEAGGYFSRVNYTPGNQFTVQYLEKYFRSLPGIDSVAVDTFYIYSAQSPYNSKPVMNVIAIKEGAVYPDELVICGGHYDASGSHENNWSSAWQTIKAQGADDNASGVAAIMELARILSDPQNDVATKRTIKFIAFGAEEYHPAHQEVHHAGSLWDADRTQKANQNLYGALILDMIGYNPNTNYCEVISNDQSMWMTDAIYDNLQQHVPALTMNNVPVDVPYSDHQSYQDFGYSAILLMENDRPWNDHYPYYISNPYYHSTGDKPETVNFDQVKLVTQLSLATLLGYAGIDTATSMDDHKNKLLADGLELKTFPNPFNARLTISFRTNGQPLTIDIFNARGQLVERLVNPQFDS
- a CDS encoding PorV/PorQ family protein, whose product is MKIKYLFVILLIIGTVFSSVRAKEFAPVGTAAAQFLEIAQDARGTGMGQAYTALVFDASSVFWNPAGIVGVNGKGIFLGYNQWVADINFGSFSFAWNFGSAGAIAISGVYLFTSDMDVTTVMQPEGTGETFSLNNHSFGLTYARKLTDKLAFGITLKSVREYYYSYGYTTWAFDVGTVYHTGFRGLKIGMSIQHFGPEVRYNSSYIDYSNPRSYVDGNPVRFDKFSLPVNFRVGFGMNVFQEENQKLLVAGDMVHSNNNLEFYNLGLEYAFKNRFFLRGGYRINLDEGGLTLGLGVKFPWLDGKNGAIDYSFADRGIFNGIHRFSIGFDL
- a CDS encoding TonB-dependent receptor, with protein sequence MKRFLPLMFLFFLPHLLLAGVTGKIAGIITDATTGEPLPGVNVILKGTSMGAASDMQGYYVILNIPPGTYTLEASFVGYKNVVVNEVVVNVDLTTRIDIKMEETTLETSEAITVIASRPMIRKDEVSTRHFVSSQDMELQPITSFKEAAQFQPGVVGTHFRGGRAGEVLVLIDGIPVRDPAGTYSGSFGGFTSDVPKLGIEQMEVSLGGFSAEYGNVQSGILNLALKEGSKDFSGRLRFSAKPGFGATTSFTEHGYRFKLLQPLENYYEGSITGPLYKNKISFSASAQIIDQNQGFYPNENSYKQNYQGKLTFKFSPNLKLSVGTVINRNEWDNFYFPASKYGPGPNYQKDTYYKGVRSGTDTLEVYRYVFDKNLYGKIETKNESGLFDSTAYNVVKTYYMAGMQEYLWHNKQASNLFYLTWTHSLSAKTFYEIRLNSFYSNYHYATRDIEDRDGDGDRNEDLEWDISKPGPHPIYREREDNFWWLRGDDPGYRDQKSWTQTLKADLVSQINSNHLLKGGVQLDYHTTKVENISWTLGVGIYRYDVWTQNSLDFGAYIQDKIEYQGIIGLVGLRFDAFDPNGLYDDIYYPADYANPFITVGPDGIPILQNPKKASIKYQFSPRIGISHPITEKSILHFTYGHYFQRPDGYFLYRNHYLQSLTKVGNYVGNPDLSPEKTVAYEIGVEQQIGNDYKITLTGYYKDITNLMNYYKYVARSVGDRELNVYMNADYGNSKGFEVTFSRRMGKFFGGNLNYTYSIAKGRSSSASGGANSWNSVKRMNYLSFDQTHTVNAILNFRTPEDFGTLIGSFHPFGNWMVSMLFKYGSGLPYSSYGTDRINDKRMPATHNLDLKLMKELRFSARYGMRLFVDVFNVYDRHNVRFIGDNQYYELGDPNDPTIKGDPSVIWREADGSYVRTPLAYSPGRYIRLGFELFF